The region ATCGGCGCCACTGTCGTCGGCGGTATCAGGCATGTGCAGATGGTAGTACTTCTGCTTGAACGAGAGCGTCCCATCAGGCTGAATCTGGTAGCTGTAAACCCAGTGCGATCTGGAGTCCGAAACATAGAGCAGGCTCTGATCGGGCGAGACTGTAATCCCATTCGAGAATTTGAGCCCGGTATCAACCACTTTGGCTTCACCCGACTTGGGAATGAACCAGATCTTGCTCGGCTCAGTTCCCGACCAGCCCGGCTCTGTCACGAAGATATTGCCATTGTTCAGGACCACCAGATCGTTTCCGCGGAATCCTTTGGCGATCTCCGTTACCTTCCCATCAGGACTGGTCGCCACAATCTGCTGAGATTTTCCAGCGACCGTATAGAGTCGGCCATCAGGGCCAAAGGCCTGTCCGTCACCGTTATTGGTCTCTTTGCGAAAGACTTCAACACCCTGGCTGCCAACTTTGTAGGTCGTCGAGTTCGGGACATCATTAAAGAAGACTTCGCCCTGAGCATTGACTGCCGGGCCTTCGGTGAATTTGTAGCCTTCGCCCACCAGTTCCCACTCTTCGCCGGGAATGAGAATCTCCTGCAATTGAGGAGAGCCTTTGCCAACCTTGATACCTGCGGCATGATCCTTCCAGAGCCATTTCATTGCCTCGGGAAAAATCTCTGTCGCGTGCTTACCGTTGTGGCCACCATCACCCCAGGAGTGATTCACTTCATACCCGGCGAAGACGAGTGATCGCTCCATGGCCTGATTGGCAATCCACCAGTCGCCGCCATAAATGTTCAGATCGTTTGTGCCGTCTTCGAGAAAGACTCTCAAAGGCTTTGGCTCGTACTTGCGAATCAATGTCGGATAGTTCTGGCCTCCGCGCAGACCGACATAAGTTCCAATGGCACTGAAGACCCGGCGGAAGGAGTCGGGACGCTCCCAGGCGACAGTCCAGGCGCAGATGGCACCGCTGCTCGAGCCACCTATGGCACGATCATTAGGATCTTTCGAAAGCTTGATCGGGCGCCCATCACTGGTTTTCAGCTTCTCAACTTCCGGTAACAGTTCTTCAATCAGGAAGCGGGCATAACCATCACCAAGGCCATCATATTCGAAGCTGCGATTGAAACGATCGAGCTGGGTTTCCCCGTTGACTGCGGGGACCTTCCCGTGCATGACGAAGACACCAATCGTGACTGGCATGTCTCCCGAAGCAATCAATTGATCAAACACAGCCGGTGCGTTGTACTGGATGCCATCCTGATTCACATAGAGTGCTGCCGGCCTCTCGCCTGTGTACTGCTGAGGAACGTAGACCCAGAAATCCCGTACAGTTCCCGGAAAGATTTTGCTGGAACGAAACTGATGCTTCGTCACCTCGCCTTTAGGAACATCGGCAGCAGAGGCTGCATGAGAAACCAGACTTTGAAGCAGTACGAAACCTGCAAGTACCGCAAATGCGATTTTCATCCATCGGCTCAACACGACACCCATCATCTTTAGACTCCTGGCAACACATCAGTCAATCACGATGCGTGCAGAGTCTAGCAAGATTGGTGTCTCAATTCCTAATGATCGCTGCGCAATCCGTTCATCAATGTCGATCTGCAAATTGGGAGTGGCTGCGAACTGCCATCGCCTTCAATTCCTGGTAGCGAACTGCCATTGATCGGCCTGTTCGAGAACGGCTTTCGCTCCGTCACCTTGCAGCCATTTTTTGGCGTTCTCATCATCTCTCAAGTAACAATCCCAGAAGGCGGTCGACAGCGAGAGAATCACCTTGTGATGATTGGGATTCCGCCCCGTCCCTCGCAAAGTACGAATGCGCGGTTCTCGTTCGCTGAAGACCGAATGCTCCGCTCCATCGAGAACGAGTTCATAGCGGTCGATGGTTTCGGGCAGGGCAGGGTAGACCTTCCGCCGAGATTCAGGCGTCTGCCCACCCACTGGAGAATCATCTTTGGTTCCCGTCATCAACAGCATTGGACGATCAACTCGCCGGAAGGCCTCTTGGGGTGAACCTGCCAGAGGAATGGATGGGCTATAGGCAATCCCGCCTGTGATTTCAGGCACTTTGAACTGATTTCCCACCCGTGCATTCCCTTGTCCCAAAACTCCCTGCGTGGTCTGTGCCCCGAAGGAATGCCCTGATATCCCGATTCGATCCAGATCCATGCGACCTTTCAGAGGATGGCCAGCCAGTTTGTTCCACTGAGCTAACGCACCAACCAGGGCTTTGACGTCCTCACAGCGAAGTTTGAGATTCTCATAGTTGGCGGCCTGCTGCATGGCGGGCATGATTTCGGCTGGCTTCTTCCCCTTCCAGACCGATTCATCACTTCCGGGATGCTGCAGAAAAATGCAGACATAACCACGCCCGGCCAGATGTTCCCCCAGGTAGCGATTGTTATCACACGAACCGCCCAAGCCATGACTGAAGAGCACAACTGGTTGAGGCTCGATGTTTTCAGGCAGATAGAAGCGAAGGGGAATGGTTCTAGAGCGTGCCGTATCAACCAACGAATAGGTTTCGGTCGAAACTTTGCCGCTCGTCGTCAGTGGAGCGTAATCAGCACCTGACGCAGCCGGGAAAGTGAGTGTGGTCGAGGAAATCGAACACAAGGCAGCGATCATCAAGAAAAATTGATGGGTTATGCTCACGATACTCCGCCTGTTCCATAAAGGAATTGGGTTCAAAGCTGGCAGCAGTGCGATCGCGACGTGCTGAGCAACTCGTACTTATTCAATTCCGATCTGCGAAAGCGGTTTCGCACCAAATGCATGCTTTTGAAAAAGAACAGGTTCAAATCGCAACATCAAGACATGGATCGGCGAAACTGTTAACCGGCGCAAATCATCAGGCGATCAAATCTTTGACGACTGTTCCATGAACATCCGTCAGGCGGAAATCTCGCCCGGCATAGCGGTACGTCAGCTTTTCGTGGTCAAACCCGAGTAACGCGAGGATCGTGGCCTGCAGATCATGGACGTGAACCTTCTTCTCAACAGCCTGAAATCCGAAGGGGTCGGTGGCTCCATAAACCTGACCACCTTTGACACCACCACCTGCCATCCAGACAGTAAAGCCCCAGTGATTGTGATCCCGGCCGTTGATCTTACCGGCATTCGAGCCAGCCGTAGGCATCTCGACGACCGGAGTGCGTCCAAATTCACCGCCCCAGATCACCAGCGTTTCGTCAAACAAACCACGCTCTTTCAGGTCCGTTAACAATTGGGCGATCCCGCCATCAATCTGCCCTGCCAGACGACGATGCCCCTCTTCGAGATCATCATGGTTATCCCAGGGCTGCCCTTCGCCATGCCAGAGTTGAATAAATCGCACACCCCGTTCCACCAGCCGTCTGGCAATCAATAACTGACGCCCCTGCACAGAATCCCCATAAGCTTCGAGAATGTGCTTGGGTTCTTTCTGAATATCGAATGCATCCGTCGCCTCCATCTGCATACGATACGCCAGCTCAAAGGAATGAATGCGGGCATCCAGAGCGGCATCTTCCGCTCGCTTCGCCTGATGCAATTGATTCAGCTTCTGCAGCAAATCGAGTTGCCGGCGCTGTTCAGGCAGTGAAGCCACATGACTCTTAATGTTCTCAATGAGCTTCTCAATATCGCGATGACGCGTATCGATATGTGTTCCCTGATAGACACCAGGCAAAAAGGCCGACCGCCAGTTCTGCGTCCCCGTGATCGGCAGACCATTGGGACACATGGCAATAAAGCCCGGCAAATTCTGGTTTTCACTCCCCATGCCATAGGTCACCCACGCCCCCAGGCTGGGCCGCGCGAGGCGGGCGTCGCCACAATTCATCAGCATCAATGATGGCTCATGATTGGGAACGTCTGCATGCATCGAGTGAATGATGGCCATATCGTCGATGTGTTTGGCCGTCTTGGCGAACAGTTCGCTGACATAGACCCCGTTCTGGCCGTACTGCTGAAACTTAAACGGCGAGGCAAGGGCAGCGCCTGTCTTCCGCTCCGTCTTCAAAGTTTCGACGGGGAGAGCCTTGCCACCATACTTCTGCAGTTCAGGCTTATAGTCGAACGTGTCCACATGAGAAGGCCCGCCATTGCAGAAGATGTGGATCACATGCTTGGCTTTTGCAGGGAAGTGGGCAGGGCGGGGCTGCATCGGAGATGAAAACTGCTTGGGCCCGGCAGAAATTTCCGCCATGGCCTGTTCAGTCGTCATTCCCGCCAGAGCCAGTGCACCAAAGCCACAACCCGATCGGGCCAGAAACTCTCGGCGTGATGAATAAAACATGGTTAACCTGCCTTGTCGATCAAGGGCTGCGAAATTACGTCGTGCCACTTTTGATTCGGATCTATGTCACTTGATTCACAGGGCTACATGCCGGTTGGCAGCCGTTGAACACCAAAATTCTTCAATCGACAAACAAGTACTCATTGGTCATCAGCAATACCTGAGCCAGTTGCTGCCAAGGTGTGAGATGCTGATCTTTTTTCTCGGCATTTTCAGCAGGTTTCCCAGTGGAACCTGTCATCACAAATTCAACGGCCAGCTTCTTCTCTTCAGGTGTGGGCACCCGGCTGAGAACCCGCTTGTAAAGCTCGGTTACGGCTTTATCCCCATCGTTGGCGGGCACCTTAATCGATGCTGCCAGCAATCGGGTCTGATCGGCCACAAACTCGGAATTCAGGAAGAATAACGCCTGCTGAGGAACCGTCGTTTGCGGGCGAGCGGGAGCACTGGCATCGGGATCGGCAAAATCAAAAGCCCGGAATGTCCCCGGTAGATCATTGCGGTTAATCAGTGCATAGACCGTTCTTCGATGCTCTTTGGGGTCTGTCAGGCTGCCAAATGGTCGCCCTCCATGAGATTCATCCAAGGTTTGCGAAACAAACAGCATCGAGTCGCGCATAGCCTCCAGGCTGAGTCTTTGCCGGGGCATGTAGCTGAGCAGTCGATTCTCGGGATCAACCGTCAGCGATTTTTCTGTAGGCGTACTCGCCTGACGATAAACCGCCGATTTTAAAATCAGACGATGCAGTTTCTTCACTGACCATCCCGAACGAATGAATTCGCGGGCCAGATAATCGAGCAATTCCGGATGGGAAGGGGGTTCGCCACGAATTCCAAAATCACTCGCTGTACGCACCAGTCCATTACCAAAATGCTGCTGCCAGACACGGTTCACCATCACTCGAGCTGCCAGATGCTGAGCAGAACCCGTGATCGCTTCTGCCAATTCCAGGCGTCCGCTCCCTTTTTTGAACGGCGCCCCCGTAGGATTCAAAACCTTCAGGAACTGCCGCTGAACTTCATTTCCCTGTCGGCCCGGATTACCTCGCTGGAAGACACGCTGGCCACCGATTTTCTCGCGATCCAGCAACACCATCGCTCTGGGCGGAGCACCGGGGGAAGTGACCTTGAGTTCTTCCACCTTGCGGCGTTTTGCCCGCAGGTCGTCGTTCATTGCGCGGTCAAAGGCCTGTCGAGCCTCGTTGATTGTCCATTTTGTCGGTGAGGCATCTCCATAGAGTACCACCCGCAATTGCTCTTGAGACCCTTCCACAAAGGCTTTGGAATCAGGATTCTGCTTGAGGTATTCCTGCCAGGCACCGTCAATCTCACGGAACAATTCGCCATAAAGGCGAGCCAGATCGTATAAGTTGACCGGCTTCTTCTCTTCGAGTTTTTTGAGCAGTAGAGGATGAACTGGCTTGCTTCCTTCACCCGAGGCTTTCGCCTTTGTGATCAGTTCATCCAGCTTAGAAGAAAACTCGCTGGCCTTGAGCCCGAAGGTGTCGTACCAGACACCGAACACCAGTTGATTTCTGTCACGATGATTGTTCAACCAGTCGCGCCACTGATTCACCATGCGTGGCTGCGGTTCCTCGCCTTCAATCTTCATCTGAGCGTCATCACGTGCAGGGGATGACTGCTTGATCAACAATTGCAGAATCTCTCCCACTCGATGCCTCATCGAGTGCTGGACTTTCTCAAAGTACTTCTGCTCGGCCTCATCGACAACTTTTTCCCGCTTTGCCAGTTCTTCGAGAAACTCCTTATAAGCCTGCGAATCCCCTGGCTTGCCAATCTCGGGAAGCTCTTCCGGCTCGTAAGAGGCCTGAAAAATGCCATAAAAACCGTAATATTCATCGATCGAGACCGGGTCGAACTTATGATCGTGGCACCGGGCACATTGCACTGTCATGCCCAGAAAACCACGCATGGTCACATCAATGCGGTCATCGATAATGTCATGTGTATTGTTGAGATAACGCCTGCCGGTCGTCAGAAAGCCCAACGCGGCCAGATGCATCTTGTCTGGCCCGGCATCCACCTGATCGGCCGCCAACTGGTACTTAACGAATTCGTTGTAAGGCATGTCGCTGTTGAATGCCTGAATAACCCAGTCACGGTAGGTATAGGCGTATGGGTAACGATGCTCGTCTGTGAAAACATACCCTTTGGTATCGGCATATCGAGCCACATCCAGCCAGTGGCGTCCCCAGCGCTCACCATAACGTGGAGAATCGAGCAATCGATTGACGACTGTCTCTTCAGCACTTGGCGACCGATCTGACATGAAGGACTGAACTTCCGCAAAAGTTGGTGGCAGTCCATGCAGATCAAAGGTCACTCGACGAATCCATTTCGCTTTATCTGCAGCGGACGACAGATCGAGGCCCACTCCCTCCAGCTTATGAAGAATGTACTGGTCGACAGGTGTTTTGACCTTGGAACGATTTTTTACTGAGGGAGGAGGGGATTCATTGAGTGGTTGAAATGCCCAGTGCTTTTCACGGGCCACTTGAGGATCGCGGAGATTATCGCCAGAGGGCGCCCCATCCTGTGCCGATTTTGGCCAGACAGCACCCGCATCAATCCAGCGTTTCAGGTCGGCAATCGCAGCTTCGGGTAACTTCCCTTTCGGAGGCATCTGAATGTCATCATCGCGGTATTCGATCACTTTGAAGAGTCGGCTCTCAGGGCTCTTACCTGGGAGGATCACATGGCCTGAAGAAATTTTGGCTCGCGATGAAGTGATTGAATCGAGGCGGACATCGCCTTCCTGTTTTTTGGGGCCGTGACAATCGAGGCAATGCTCGACCAGGAGCGGACGAACGCGGTTTTCAAAGAACGCCACTTGAGCGGGGTCAGCCGCGTCATCGGCCTGAGCGACGGCAGGTATCGCATGAGCAACAAGCATCAGGAGAACCAGGACTGCGTACTGCACGAAATGGCGGCCCCTGGAACTGTTTCCAGTCGTACCTGGATCGATCAGACGAAGCTCGCGAAGTGTCAACATGTCGTATCACCGTCGGCAGGGCAGGGGAGAGTCAATGCAGGAGGGCAAATGATCGGCAGGAGTTTCATGCGAACATGATCACATCAAACTTTCTTTACTTATTGTGTCGGTCATTTCGCCAATCATCAAGGGAAAATTATGCCCGGCCGATGCAATCCGCATGATGTCACGAAGTCAACAGCCATAAAGCAACGAGCCCGCCAGAATTTCTCCTGACGGGCTCGCTTGAGGCCTTTATTCAATTCGAAGCAGCCATTACGTCTTTGCCAGACGTTCAGCTTTTTCCTTCTTGCGTTTTTCGACCACTTCGTCGACCAGGTTGCGTGGCAGCATGGAGTAGCGGCTGAATTCCATGGTGAACGTACCCTTACCCTGCGTCATCGAACGCAGTTCGTTGGCATAGTCGAACATCATGGACAGAGGAACTTCAGCACTGATGACGGCAGTTCCCAGGTTGGTATCCGAGGAATTGATCACACCACGCTTGCTGGAGAGCTGCCCTGTCACTGAACCCTGGAACTCTTCGGGAACTTCCACTTCGAGCTTCATGATCGGCTCCAGCAGACCGATATCGGCCTTCTTGAGCGTATCACGCATACAATCGAAACCGCAGATGTCGAACGCCATTTCCGAAGAATCGACGTCGTGGTAGCTGCCGTCCTGCAGAACCATACGGACATTCACCACTTCGCACTCGCAGAGTGGCCCCTTGACGATCCCGCGCTGGAAGCCCTTATCCGTTGGAGCAATATACTCCTTCGGAATACGACCACCGGAAACGTCATTCACGAATTCATAAGGCATCACGCTGTCTTCAGGCAATGGTTCCAGGTAGCCCACAATGTGAGCAAACTGACCTGAACCACCGGTCTGCTTCTTGTGCTTCCAGTTGAATTCCACCTTCTTGGTCGGTGTTTCGCGGTAAGCCACACGTGGCTGACCAACGATACATTCGACGCCATATTCTCGCTTGATGCGCTCTACATAAATATCGAGGTGCAACTGCCCCATACCGGCAATCAGCGTCTGACCAGTTTCTTCGTCAGTCAAAACGCGGAAAGTCGGATCTTCACGGCGGAAACGTTCCAGAGCTTTGCCGAGCTTGTCTGCCCCATCGCGCTTCACTGGCTCGATCGAGAGACGGATCACGGCGTCAGGCACGAAGATGCTTTCCAGCGAATAGTTCGTGCCTTCTGCGCAGAACGTATCCCCCGATGCACAATCAACACCCACCAGAGCCACAATGTCACCAGCTTCACCCGTTTCAATATCTTCACGGCTGTTGGCGTGCATGCGCACCAGTCGGCCAAAGCGCACTCGCTTGCCCGTACGGGTGTTAACATAGCTATCACCCTTAATGATCTTGCCCTGATAGATACGGGTGTAAGTCAACTGACCAAACTGCTCGACAACGGTCTTGAAGGCCATACAGACGAGCGGCTTAGCAGGATCTGACGAGAGCGGTACCCGGTTCCAACCTGGCTGAAGGGCCGAAGTATCCGCTGGCGGCTTCATGTCGTTGTCCATGGCCGACAGTTCGCGATCCAGCGGGCTGGGCAGGTAGTATGTCACTGCATCGAGCAATTCCTGCACACCCTTGTTCTTGTAAGCCGTGCCCATCATGACAGGAACGATCTTATGTGTCAGCGTGCAATCGCGAATGATGGGACGGAGTTGTTCAGCGGAGAGTGGCTGCTCTTCGAGAATCGCCATGGCCACGTCATCATTGAACATCGAGAGTGTCTCGAGCATGAACAGACGAGCTTCGGCAGCTTTCTCAGCATATTGAGCAGGGATTTCTTCATAGCGAACGACTTCGCCGTCTTCTCCATCGAAGAACGCTGCGCGCATTTCGACAAGATCGATGACGCCTTCGAAAGCTGCTTCACGACCCATGGGAATCTGCAGAGGGCAGGGGTTGACCATGAGCTTATCGCGCACCATCCCAATGACCTTCTCGGGATTGGCCCCAGTACGATCCATTTTGTTGATGAACGCAATGCGTGGCACCTTATACCGCTTCATCTGGCGGTCAACAGTCAGCGACTGACTTTGCACACCACCGACGGAGCAGAGCACGAGGATCGCACCATCGAGCACGCGCAGACTGCGTTCCACTTCCACGGTGAAGTCCACGTGGCCAGGAGTGTCGATGAGATTAACGGTGTAATCCTTCCACGTGACTTGCGTCGCAGCGGAAGTGATCGTGATCCCTTTTTCGCGTTCGAGTTCCATGTGGTCCATGGTAGCCCCGACGCCGTCCTTACCTTTCACTTCGTGAATCGAGTGAATACGGCCGGAGTAAAACAGAATGCGCTCGGAGAGCGTCGTTTTGCCGGAGTCAATGTGGGCCGAAACACCAATGTTGCGGTAACGGGATAGATCCATGATTTCAAAAATCCGTGAAAGGGACAGAAAACAACCAGACAATCAGAAACCTTGATTTGCCTCGGCAGATCAGCCGCCGGAGGAACTTCAGGAAACAAACCATCTGATCGACAGAAAGTGAGTGAAAAACAACTTCTGCGATCACTGGGGCTGAGGATGAAAACCCTGACGCAGAAAGAACTTAGGATTTTAGCATCGTTGAAAAAGGCGATGCTGTTCGGGGCAGTAATCAGTGGAATCGCAGTGATCAGTCAGACCACTGTCGTGATGCACGAGAGAGTAGGGCTCCTCAAAATGACCCCGATACTCGCGCACCACGGAAACTACATGGGTGGAGGAACTTCCCAAATCAGCATTCTCGATTTTCCCAACTGAATTCCCACTTCATAAAACAAACTTCTCAAAGCATCCCCAGAATCATCAGGCAAAGAACTGCTGAGGAGAGAAGCATGAATCCTGAAATGCACACTAGTACAGCGTAATCTGAGATAATCCAGACTATGCCTATTTAGCAGTACAATATCTTTCCTGCGATCTTTCGTGAAGTCTCGATGGGCTCGCGGTAGAAAACTTGTTCAAAAATTCCCAACTCTCTCAGGCAAAAGGATATCCAGCCGCTGTTCAGCAGACATTTCCTTCCCCTCGGGGACCTGTTCTGCATGTCCTGCGTTAATCGCATGAGCTTGCTGCCACCGTTTGAAACGACTCCACGACTCGTGGCAAACAATCGCCGGGAATATCCAGATGTGTGCACAAACGAATTTTCTGGCGGCCAAAGGCCAGCACAAGGACACCTTCCCGCTGCAAAAGTTCGACGAATCGATCAGCAGGGCCCCACTCTTTGGCAATTTCGATGATCACAATATTCGTCGAAACAGCCTTCAGATCGATCGAAAGCTGGGGAACATTGGCGATCTGTTCCGCTAACCAGCGAGCATGCGCATGGTCGTCTTTCAATCGCTCGACATGATGATCGAGAGCGAACAACGCGGAAGCAGCCATCATCCCGCCCTGCCGAATGCCGCCACCAAAGAGCTTACGGGCACGTCTGGCTCTGGCCATCATCGGCTGGCTTCCCACAAGCATGGAACCCATCGGGCAGCCCAATCCTTTGGAAAAACAGATCGAGACGGTATCGGCGAACTCGCAAAACTCCCGTGGGCTGTAACCTATAGCCTGACAGGCATTGAACAAACGCGCGCCATCGACATGCACTGCCAGATGACGGGCATGTGCCCAATCGGCGACTTCACGAAATGCCTGAAGTGGCCAGGGTCTGCCACCACCGCGATTTGTTGTATTTTCAACACAGACCACTTTTGTGATCGATTCATGCTGATCGTGGCCGTGAATCATCCCTTCCAGTTGATCTGCACGAAAGATTCCCCCTTCGCCATCAATCAATCGACAAGTCACACCATGCAGGGCAGCAGGGGCTCCTTGTTCGTAATAAAAGATGTGTGAGGAACCATCGAGCAGGATTTCGTCACCACTCGAGCAATGGGCTCGCAAGGCCATCTGATTGGATTGAATTCCTGAACAGGCATAAACAGCAGCTTCCTTACCCAGCATTTCCGCCACACGCTGTTCGAGCCGATTGATTGTCGGATCTTCGCCGAACATATCATCGCCCACTTCAGCTTCCGCAATCACCCGCCGCATCTCGGGAGTCGGCCGTGTCACTGTATCGCTGCGTAAATCGATTGTTCTGACATTCACTACGACTAACCCTTAGATTTCGAACGACCTGTCATCGAACACCATCCACCCTCTGGAGAGACAATTCACTCAGGAGGTGGGCTCTCGTGGACTTCAAGAGACGCTTTACCTACCATACATTATGCATTTTCGATTCACTGATCACATATGACAGAGATCGGACAGGACAGAGATCGGATCACACCGAAGAGAATGCCAGTCATTGCCCGAAAGCGAAAGCTCAGGCAGATGACTTCCTGCGACGATTGAAATTTAACCTCGGAATCACCTCCCATGACCGCTGGCCCTGGCGCCGATTGGCTTCCCGTTTATGAGTATGGTACGGAATCAGCAGAGCAGGCTTTACTGACTCTCCGGAAAAAACTGAGCCCGCGCGGCGATATTGTCTCTGATGCAGGTCGTGCCAGAACCATCGAACTCTTCGGTGCACCGCTTTCGCCTCGTGAGGTGGCAACTCGCATTCTCTCTGAAATCAAAGAGCAGGGAAGAGAAGCTCTGCTGAAGTATGCTCGCTTACTCGACAAGCCAGATCTTCAAGACGACGATCTGCGTGTTCCTCAAGCAGAAATTGAAGCAGCTCACGC is a window of Planctopirus limnophila DSM 3776 DNA encoding:
- the fusA gene encoding elongation factor G; this encodes MDLSRYRNIGVSAHIDSGKTTLSERILFYSGRIHSIHEVKGKDGVGATMDHMELEREKGITITSAATQVTWKDYTVNLIDTPGHVDFTVEVERSLRVLDGAILVLCSVGGVQSQSLTVDRQMKRYKVPRIAFINKMDRTGANPEKVIGMVRDKLMVNPCPLQIPMGREAAFEGVIDLVEMRAAFFDGEDGEVVRYEEIPAQYAEKAAEARLFMLETLSMFNDDVAMAILEEQPLSAEQLRPIIRDCTLTHKIVPVMMGTAYKNKGVQELLDAVTYYLPSPLDRELSAMDNDMKPPADTSALQPGWNRVPLSSDPAKPLVCMAFKTVVEQFGQLTYTRIYQGKIIKGDSYVNTRTGKRVRFGRLVRMHANSREDIETGEAGDIVALVGVDCASGDTFCAEGTNYSLESIFVPDAVIRLSIEPVKRDGADKLGKALERFRREDPTFRVLTDEETGQTLIAGMGQLHLDIYVERIKREYGVECIVGQPRVAYRETPTKKVEFNWKHKKQTGGSGQFAHIVGYLEPLPEDSVMPYEFVNDVSGGRIPKEYIAPTDKGFQRGIVKGPLCECEVVNVRMVLQDGSYHDVDSSEMAFDICGFDCMRDTLKKADIGLLEPIMKLEVEVPEEFQGSVTGQLSSKRGVINSSDTNLGTAVISAEVPLSMMFDYANELRSMTQGKGTFTMEFSRYSMLPRNLVDEVVEKRKKEKAERLAKT
- a CDS encoding DUF1501 domain-containing protein; protein product: MFYSSRREFLARSGCGFGALALAGMTTEQAMAEISAGPKQFSSPMQPRPAHFPAKAKHVIHIFCNGGPSHVDTFDYKPELQKYGGKALPVETLKTERKTGAALASPFKFQQYGQNGVYVSELFAKTAKHIDDMAIIHSMHADVPNHEPSLMLMNCGDARLARPSLGAWVTYGMGSENQNLPGFIAMCPNGLPITGTQNWRSAFLPGVYQGTHIDTRHRDIEKLIENIKSHVASLPEQRRQLDLLQKLNQLHQAKRAEDAALDARIHSFELAYRMQMEATDAFDIQKEPKHILEAYGDSVQGRQLLIARRLVERGVRFIQLWHGEGQPWDNHDDLEEGHRRLAGQIDGGIAQLLTDLKERGLFDETLVIWGGEFGRTPVVEMPTAGSNAGKINGRDHNHWGFTVWMAGGGVKGGQVYGATDPFGFQAVEKKVHVHDLQATILALLGFDHEKLTYRYAGRDFRLTDVHGTVVKDLIA
- a CDS encoding threonine aldolase family protein; its protein translation is MNVRTIDLRSDTVTRPTPEMRRVIAEAEVGDDMFGEDPTINRLEQRVAEMLGKEAAVYACSGIQSNQMALRAHCSSGDEILLDGSSHIFYYEQGAPAALHGVTCRLIDGEGGIFRADQLEGMIHGHDQHESITKVVCVENTTNRGGGRPWPLQAFREVADWAHARHLAVHVDGARLFNACQAIGYSPREFCEFADTVSICFSKGLGCPMGSMLVGSQPMMARARRARKLFGGGIRQGGMMAASALFALDHHVERLKDDHAHARWLAEQIANVPQLSIDLKAVSTNIVIIEIAKEWGPADRFVELLQREGVLVLAFGRQKIRLCTHLDIPGDCLPRVVESFQTVAASSCD
- a CDS encoding SMP-30/gluconolactonase/LRE family protein, encoding MMGVVLSRWMKIAFAVLAGFVLLQSLVSHAASAADVPKGEVTKHQFRSSKIFPGTVRDFWVYVPQQYTGERPAALYVNQDGIQYNAPAVFDQLIASGDMPVTIGVFVMHGKVPAVNGETQLDRFNRSFEYDGLGDGYARFLIEELLPEVEKLKTSDGRPIKLSKDPNDRAIGGSSSGAICAWTVAWERPDSFRRVFSAIGTYVGLRGGQNYPTLIRKYEPKPLRVFLEDGTNDLNIYGGDWWIANQAMERSLVFAGYEVNHSWGDGGHNGKHATEIFPEAMKWLWKDHAAGIKVGKGSPQLQEILIPGEEWELVGEGYKFTEGPAVNAQGEVFFNDVPNSTTYKVGSQGVEVFRKETNNGDGQAFGPDGRLYTVAGKSQQIVATSPDGKVTEIAKGFRGNDLVVLNNGNIFVTEPGWSGTEPSKIWFIPKSGEAKVVDTGLKFSNGITVSPDQSLLYVSDSRSHWVYSYQIQPDGTLSFKQKYYHLHMPDTADDSGADGMRTDKNGRLWVATRMGLQVCDQAGRVNCIIPSPNGKVSNLTFGGPEFDTLFITAGDRVYKRKIKVSGANAWQAPIKPAAPRL
- a CDS encoding alpha/beta hydrolase family protein; translation: MIAALCSISSTTLTFPAASGADYAPLTTSGKVSTETYSLVDTARSRTIPLRFYLPENIEPQPVVLFSHGLGGSCDNNRYLGEHLAGRGYVCIFLQHPGSDESVWKGKKPAEIMPAMQQAANYENLKLRCEDVKALVGALAQWNKLAGHPLKGRMDLDRIGISGHSFGAQTTQGVLGQGNARVGNQFKVPEITGGIAYSPSIPLAGSPQEAFRRVDRPMLLMTGTKDDSPVGGQTPESRRKVYPALPETIDRYELVLDGAEHSVFSEREPRIRTLRGTGRNPNHHKVILSLSTAFWDCYLRDDENAKKWLQGDGAKAVLEQADQWQFATRN
- a CDS encoding PSD1 and planctomycete cytochrome C domain-containing protein, translated to MQYAVLVLLMLVAHAIPAVAQADDAADPAQVAFFENRVRPLLVEHCLDCHGPKKQEGDVRLDSITSSRAKISSGHVILPGKSPESRLFKVIEYRDDDIQMPPKGKLPEAAIADLKRWIDAGAVWPKSAQDGAPSGDNLRDPQVAREKHWAFQPLNESPPPSVKNRSKVKTPVDQYILHKLEGVGLDLSSAADKAKWIRRVTFDLHGLPPTFAEVQSFMSDRSPSAEETVVNRLLDSPRYGERWGRHWLDVARYADTKGYVFTDEHRYPYAYTYRDWVIQAFNSDMPYNEFVKYQLAADQVDAGPDKMHLAALGFLTTGRRYLNNTHDIIDDRIDVTMRGFLGMTVQCARCHDHKFDPVSIDEYYGFYGIFQASYEPEELPEIGKPGDSQAYKEFLEELAKREKVVDEAEQKYFEKVQHSMRHRVGEILQLLIKQSSPARDDAQMKIEGEEPQPRMVNQWRDWLNNHRDRNQLVFGVWYDTFGLKASEFSSKLDELITKAKASGEGSKPVHPLLLKKLEEKKPVNLYDLARLYGELFREIDGAWQEYLKQNPDSKAFVEGSQEQLRVVLYGDASPTKWTINEARQAFDRAMNDDLRAKRRKVEELKVTSPGAPPRAMVLLDREKIGGQRVFQRGNPGRQGNEVQRQFLKVLNPTGAPFKKGSGRLELAEAITGSAQHLAARVMVNRVWQQHFGNGLVRTASDFGIRGEPPSHPELLDYLAREFIRSGWSVKKLHRLILKSAVYRQASTPTEKSLTVDPENRLLSYMPRQRLSLEAMRDSMLFVSQTLDESHGGRPFGSLTDPKEHRRTVYALINRNDLPGTFRAFDFADPDASAPARPQTTVPQQALFFLNSEFVADQTRLLAASIKVPANDGDKAVTELYKRVLSRVPTPEEKKLAVEFVMTGSTGKPAENAEKKDQHLTPWQQLAQVLLMTNEYLFVD